TATAATTTaaaagcttccagcagctgatTTAAGTCACTTGCTGTTCTGTTATTGTCTTCTTTTAGAGAGACAAACCGAGAGACTATGAAGGAACAGTTTCTCCTATTATGTAGTTCTTTGCATCATTCTCGGACCATGAGGTTCACTATGTTAAAcgaggtttttttattctttgaggGAACCATTTACTTGTTTTCTATCTATGCCCCTTTATTTTTGTGTACTTACTTGatttaatggcaaaaaaaaaaaaaggggggggaacccaaaaccaaaaccacaacaaaaccaaaccctgaaGAACCTTTTTTCTAAGTTAGGGAGGAGTTGAATAATACCAGTCTACTGCATTGTGTGCGATGTTTGTGATGTCATAGTACATGGTTTACCGTTAATAatcaaactgcctttttttcataCAGATAATGGGATTTTCATCTGAAAGTGTTGCAGCATTTATAGCAGTCCTTGGGATTCTTTCCATTATTGCACAGGTGAGTTACTGCTACATACAGCATGGGTTTGGTAACTCTGAAAGCACTAAGCACTGTGGAGAGCTTGCAGAAACCTGACTCaccttttctgcagctgtttttctAAGTCTCTAACAATTGATTAACACCCCGCTTTAACGTAGATGAAAAAAGAGCAGCTTGCCAGCCAGGGTTTGGTTCATTAATATCCAAGGCATATTGTGTTGGGAAAATTCAATCCTTGTGCACTGAAGAAGGGGCGGCAGTTGGTCATATTACTTGCTAAATGACTGCTGGTTTTTTGGCTCCTGGATACTTGGCAACTACTGCTTTTGGAGAATTTTActgggctttttaaaattaatatattatttgcatgtttttaatatttagaataaaatgttactttttttttttttctttactcccCCCTGCTCCCTGTCAGACAATAGTTTTGAGTTTACTTATGCGATccattggaaataaaaataccatcCTACTGGGTCTAGGATTTCAAATACTACAACTTGCGTGGTATGGCTTTGGATCAGAACCATGGTATGTAAATTTCATTTCGATATCTGAACGATACGgtgttttcctgcattttatCCTTTATCAAAGGGAGATACTTAAGCATGAGTGAGCACACGTACGTGTACATACACATATGAGCGCTGTCCATGCAGAGCCATTACTTTGGGTGTGTTTTGCAGGATGATGTGGGCAGCGGGTGCGGTGGCGGCCATGTCCAGTATTACTTTCCCGGCTGTAAGCGCACTGGTTTCACGAACTGCTGACGCTGACCAACAGGGTAGGTGTTGTCCCAGTACTTTGCATTCTAGTCTGGAGTCCCGTGAAGACAGACGTGTCAGGGTGTCATCATCGTGCTGGTCCATCAGCCTGAATCTTGGCACTGACCAGCCCGTACACCAGCACAGGTCACAAAATGTTACAATCCAAGTTTCTTGGAAGTTGTGATCTGTGTGTATTGCGGTGTTTGGCACAGAGGGAAAACGCTGAACAGGTCCCatctgcagcaaaatatttagcAGACTTGCTTAGTTGTCCGGGTTGCGTACAGCGCTTTCCCTCCTGTGTGAGAAAGTGTCGTACCGGTCTCTGAATGAGCACGGCATGGGCAGGACTACTCTGTGCCGAACGGGGAGATGGAAAACCACCCGGTGTGCGCTGCAGTACCGGCTTTTCTGTGCCCCCGTGTATCGCTACCCATAGCGCAACACCATTTAGAGCCACTTCCCTGCTCGTGCCGGTTCAAAGGTGAACAGAGCCTTGCTGATCCATTAAAAATAGCGCGGTAACGGTGTATTTGGCTTCTCCCAGGTGTTGTTCAAGGGATGATAACAGGAATTCGAGGACTCTGCAATGGTTTGGGACCAGCACTTTATGGTTTTATATTCTATATATTCCATGTCGAACTGAGTGAACTCCCCATGCCTGAATCGCCATCAGGAGGTAGCGTCGTCACACAATACCATTTGCAGCAGGTATTCTTTCACTTACCGACTCcaaagaaactgggaggggactgTGCGCCCACCAGTTCTTGAGATGATGCTGTGTTACATCTTGTTATGCTTCGTTTACAGTTAGCCAGCATAACAAACAGAGGTTCTTGAATCACTCCGGGGGAGGGCTGTTGATgggtttgcttggttttaacTAGGCGGTACGGGTGAGGTTAACTTTCAAATAGATACAGCTGCTGACCCTTGTAAAGAGAATagatggagggaaggagggaccggtcccagcagcatcctgtACTGTTTCTTGTCTCCTTGacactgtattttcctttcacatgtcatccatttttgttttgttgcccTTTAACCAAGCTCTCTGTATTCTTTTTTCTAGTTCCTAATAATTAATTTGTTGAGGAAGCTAAGCAGGAAGGATTCACGCTAGGAAAGGAAGTGGGCCAGCATTAATGGGAATCATATGCTCCCTCTCCGGAGCCTTAGGATGCAATACTCTGTCCGCAGGGGACAAACGCTGCGCTGGGTAGCATAGCGAGACAGAGTTGCTCCTGAGCCTTGTGCAGTTAGCTGTGGGCTGTAACCATGTGTCTGAAGGCTTGTTAATACTTTGTGGTGTTACTGTTGTTGCTTTCAGAATTCTATAATTCCTGGACCCCCATTCTTATTTGGAGCATGCTCTGTGCTGTTGGCACTACTTGTTGCCTTGTTTATTCCCGAACACACCAACCTAAATGTACGATCCAGCAACTGGAAGAAACACTGTGGCAGCCATGGCCATCCCCACAGTCCGCAGGCTCCCGGTGAAGCTAAAGAACCATTACTGCAAGATACAAATGTATGACAAAAATCCAGGAGAACTTTGAGACTTATTTTGCATCAGCAGTTTGGGATACACATTCCAATTCCatcaaaatgtaatttcttaagGTAATCTTAAGAAGTAGCTTTCTGCATGAAGTCCATAGGAATTTAAAACCGGAAGTTTCTCCAAAGACGTCGCCATTGAATTagtaatttgcttttcaaaacgGTTACATACTCATCTCTTGCCAGGAAATACTGTTACTACTAAACTTTACATTCTAGTTCGGAGACAAAGAATAGAGTCAAGGCATGAGCATGTGTCCTTCTGTTCCTTAAGGTGGTGAGCTTTAATTCTAGTCGTGCTAAGTCTCAGTGAGACATACTAGCATCCATGCAGACCCATTCATTTTAATGCTGTAAAATCTTGGGTCAGATGATTCAAAGCCTTAATGTAAATGTACTCAAGTAGGGAGAAGGTGAATTggtatcatttattttaaaggtcatatggcaggggttttttttaagtttgtacTAATATAAAAATCACATGAGCACGCTTGCTGAACagtaaaagttatttttatgtaaGTGCATTTACTCTTTCTATTTTTGAATAAACGGTAGTATCAAACACTTGTTTAAATACTAAGTGGGTGTTTTGAGCCTACAGATTTTAATACTGGCTCTAAAACTGCTTTCTTGAGTACCGTTTATTGTACCACTATATTTCTGATGTTTGCGTAATCATAAAGGACCTCAAAACTTGAATACACAGACTGAAATATAAGCTGATAGCCTTGAATATGTCAGTGTGCTATATAGTGGCCTTTGAGGACTGTCACAAATAACCCTTTTGCATTACAGAGCTAATGTTTTAGTCCTAAATTTTCAGGACCCTTAGTACAGAAGAGAGCTTTATACAAGTACTGATGTGAATTTCTCTAAAAGTGTATATTTTTGTGTCCAGTTGTATTATTTAAGTGTTCCTTTGTATAAATTTGTGTATAAAGTATTGTATaggtttaaaatgttttcatcttgTGGTTATTGCTTAATGCTTTTTTACCTTTGAACATTCACCATGGTTGACcaagagcaggaaaagaaaatgtaaatatactGTTAATAAAgttgaatattttaatgaattctTAAATAATTGCTAATGTCTCTTAAAACCTTACGTGTAGTTGTACTTCAGCAGGTGGGGAAAGGAAGTCTGGAGTACAGGTCCAGCACTGCGCTTTATCTGTTAGATAAGGCTGAGGGTCTTCATTttgtgtggctgcagctggctgcttcGTTCCCTGGGGATCTAACGAACAGGATTGGGGCAGATACAGGCTGCGAGAAACAAGGCTGTAACAAAGGCTGTCCGCCTGCAGTGGcctgcagcttctgcctccctgatgctgtgctgctgtcagtCTGCCCAGGCCACCACCGTTTTGTTTCGTTTAGATTTGAGtagggctgggagagctggaaagctgccaCATTTTAATTATCAGCTTCCCTTTTGATAGCAACTATATGTACTTCAAGAGAAAGAGACCAAATTCAATTAATTTACACTGACTAAAACCTTTGCTAGAAGTAGTAGCATAAGCACAGACCTTAGCAGGGGGTGGCTGCCATCTGCGGATTGTGCATCATGGTGCTGGTCCAGTAGCACCGCATTGCATAGGGAAGTGAGGAAGCTGGGAAGAAAACTCCAAAAAAAAGGTAAGGTGAATGAAATAGTACTGTTCTGGCACTCACCTCATCTTAGAATTTCAGTACAGTAGAAATGGTGGTTTAATTACTCTTAAAACTTACTAATCAGagtttttgattaaaaaatttaatattttcattgaaaCTTACAAATGCCAAAACAAGTGAATATACATTATCATAGTGCTGATTTATAAATCAAATATACACATTttgcacagcaaaacaaaccaattAAGTATACAATCCTCTGGATGCACTTAAAGATATTTCATACCTTTTAACCTTAGTTATTTAACAGCAGAAGTATGTAAATGGTCGTTTAAAAAGTGTACTCCATATGTTACAAAAACTTGCACTCCAGTTCTGTACTGGAACACCAAATAAAGCTGTTAACATTCTAGCATGTGAACCCAGGTAGTAGAATAAGCTGAAGAGTGTTAGTGTAGCTCAGATTTCTTTATCTTCTTACATACTTACTTTGTGGTAAAGTATGGTTAGTAGCTTTTAGGTGTTGTGGTACTTCCAATAGTTAACTGTTCAGATCCTGATGTTTTATGCATGTTGGCCTCTGGAATGTAACACTGACAGATTAATAGAGAAGTTAGGGTAACCAAAAGTGAGAATTTTAACTTCTAATGTTGTACCTTCAGGGGAATAATTTAGCGTCTTCAATATCAATTAGAGTATTTGTAAGTATATGCAATTCAGGTAAACTCGTTCCAAAATTAAGcaaggttttaaaattaaaagccagTCATGCCAACTTACGACCATGACCATTACTAAAATTGACAGCGTGTCCCAGTTCTCCAGCACTTTCTCGTTGCATCATCCTTTCTCTGACAGCAGTCAAGACCAGTATCCATAGGGAAACGTTCTCTCGCAGAGCCTGCGGGAGTGTACGTCTCACCTGTTCTACAGCCGCTCTCGTCCACTGCTGTAATAAAAGTCAGTGCACTTCAGCGGGTTTTTTAGGAAGACTCCAGGGTCTCCAATAAACTGAGAGAAAATTCTGCACTGCCCCCGTGACTGAACTACTGCACTGTTCCCACTAAGGGCTGAGGCTgcttaaaagcttttattattttgtttaggCCCACATAGCCTGAAACGTCATCCCAGTGAGTCAAAGTTAtctttctcaaagaaaacagattcaGAATTACAAAATACCAGTTGACATTGATACTTTACCAATACATTATTACAGGGCATCCATAAATCCCCCAAACAGTTAAAAGAGGACTCTTTCTTTAAGAACCCTGTCTACTAGCCGGGAAAATAAGCTGAGGCTGGTGTTACAGCAGCTTTTGGTGACGGCTGGGCCTTTGTTGGCAAGTACGGTTTCAAATACTCTGtagaacagcagaaacaagatAAAGGGTAGTAATAGTTACGGTTCTAAATGCATTCCAAATAACATCTTGTTTTACTATTTCCATACATACCTGAGTTAAGTGTATTTTGACTAAGCCCTCGTAAAGGAATGCtgtcatttttcttgaaatacttCGATTCCAGCCCCAAATTGTCACCACTAGAAATAAAAAGgctaattaaaatttaaaaacaaatgtggaTAATGACAAGTGCAGATACAGACCCATTCAGAGAGATCCCAGCTTGAAGGGCAACTACTACATTCCTATGAACTCTAAGAACAGTCTAGAAATAGTTTTTTGGCTGACCCATCACCTGATAGCCTTAGATCTGTCACCAGGAGGGACAACGAACTTTTGTTCCATGGGACCCACTCCTGAAGGCACAGTGCTTCGTTTGTCACCTAGGAACAATCACGTCTGCCACAACTTAAAATTCATGAACATGCTGACGGAGAAAGGCAGGCTGCAGAACTAGCTTGGTACTGGAAATATTTCGCTCAGTTCCAGACACACATGGAAGACAAATGGCTtcataaaagtaataataataaaaaaaaaacaacttcaaatGCAATAGATGACACTTACTTCTCCTTATTTGCTGGATGACTAGTTCCAGTCACTGTTGGAACATCTGAGCATCGATTCATCTTAGAAAGCTGCATGTTGAAATGAACCTGCAGAAACACAAGAGTTGCAGTTAGAGAGCAACTGCAGGTACAGCGGTACCCTCGGGGATTACTGCTTCCATACCCTGCACAGCACTTCTGTGCAGCAAGCATGAAAGAATGAGCAACAGAAACCCAAGCATTAGCTACTAGTAGCGATAACGTTCAAGACTGGGAGTTTAAGAGTACTAGGATATACACTAAATATGCATTTTGAGAAATAGTCAAAACGTTAAGCTTTGGTATTTTATGCTATCACATTcttaaacaaacagaaaagtcaaAGTGCCTGCCTTTGGTGCTGGACATTGTGAATGGACATTTTTGTTGTGTGCCATTTCTGGAAAATTCTGGAAGGCATAGAGAGGAGAAATGGGATGATTGATTCCTGAGCTGGGGAAGGATGGTTGGTCAGGCTGTAGGAGAAACAGAATACAtccataaaggagaaaaataattcttaaagtAATTGGTTGTAGAGATTCAAAATTCTGAAGTTAATAGCTAAGCCTCATTTGAGTCTTCCTGATGGGAAGAAAACCACTTTTTCCGAGATTCATATTCTTAAGGAAAACCTGTAAAAAGTTAGACAAGGTGAGCACTCTTAGCTAATAATTAAGCTACACACCCTGTAAATAATTAATACATTATATGTATCTAGCTATACATCAGAGACCTGTGCATGAGTATGCCCTTCCACTACTAAGCAGCTCATTAACTGCTACCACAGATACCTGTACACTCAGGGACAACAAGAATAAATCCCATAGCCTATTGGGTCTTAACAAAGATAGTATGTAATGTTTCTTACCCCTTACTTTCATGTTTCTAAATATCACTAAGAGTATTCAAATAGTACAATTGCTTTCTCAACATATATAAAGATAGTTAGTAAGTTTACCTCAAAATGCCACCTTTCTACCTCCCCCACCCCTTCACCCTGCACTTCATTTCCAAGCTAATTCTGCattgttctgtgtgttttaataaatgaatgATTAGAAATTTTTCACTTAGAAGGCCAGGGCATCCAGTAGCACCCAACAGGTTAttacattatattaaaaaaaccaagcaaccaaacagaaaagcGCCCACACCCACCCAAAGATGAtgaatgcacttttttttttttcctcttctcttttaCAGCCATACACTTCAGGAAATAACGACTACATCATAACCATGTTACTTATAGTTGTATCTTACCACGCCCTGAGGTGACAGAGCAGTCCTGCCCCCGCGGTGTGTACTGGCAGAAGTCTCTAGCTTCTTTGCCATCTGAACTtcattcagctgtttgtttaaCCATGTGATTactgaagagagaagaaaaaggtcaAGCTTCCTTCCTACCTCTTGCAAGCCGTTTAAAACGGTAAGTAGCCCTTCCTCAAAAAAAGGTGACAGCTTGGTGGgctattttttctccttaatctCACACATCACCAGAAACGCTGGTCTCATGAAAAGCCTTTTTGTTCAAGCTTCCTGCACCCTTGCATGCTACTGTTCCTCCCTCTGGAGTTAGCCCCCCACAGGCACACTACCCCAACCAACTGCAAAGGAAGCCTTTACTACTTGCAGCTCTAGGTTGTTGCATACCCACCGCAGACAGCAGCTTATTTTCCATAAGCAACAACGTCTCAGCTCTGTACAAATGGACACTGGTATTGCAACATAGTTTCTCCCGTTAATTTTCAGTAGCTGCTAGGTCGCTATGTCATTTTTACAGGGGGAGAAACACATTTGTATAAACCTACCGTTTTCATTGGTTTTCAGTaactgcttgctttcctctAGTTTTTGTATTGTAGTCTCTAGCTGTTCTTGTAGCTTGCAAACCTGCAATAGTCCCATAATAATTGTAACACCATCAGGAGCTACTACTAAttacaaactgaagaaaaaaatataaaataaataaaaaggatcTATGAagtttttctaaaattatttagaGAAGTTTGAActcatttttttacaaaaacaacaGGGTAATTCATTTAAGATAAGCCCTACTTATAGCTAGGGTTTTGAGATGTGACAACAGCCAGAAACCTTCCCAACCTTAATTTTCCTATGATTAAATAATGCAGACTCTAAGCAGGGGAATATActtaatggaagaaaacattcaCCCTGTTCCTGCCTCCTTCACCAACTTTCACATGAATATGCCCTCTAAAGGATGTCAGATTCATCCATTATATCATTCTGTACTCTTAATGCAACTTTAGGTTTCTTCCCTATGGATGGATGGCTCTTACAAATCATTTT
Above is a window of Falco biarmicus isolate bFalBia1 chromosome 11, bFalBia1.pri, whole genome shotgun sequence DNA encoding:
- the MFSD14A gene encoding hippocampus abundant transcript 1 protein isoform X2 → MNGLIQGVKGLLSFLSAPLIGALSDVWGRKSFLLLTVFFTCAPIPLMKISPWWYFAVISVSGVFAVTFSVVFAYVADITQEHERSMAYGLVSATFAASLVTSPAIGAYLGRVYGDSLVVVLATAIALLDICFILVAVPESLPEKMRPASWGAPISWEQADPFASLKKVGQDSIVLLICITVFLSYLPEAGQYSSFFLYLRQIMGFSSESVAAFIAVLGILSIIAQTIVLSLLMRSIGNKNTILLGLGFQILQLAWYGFGSEPWMMWAAGAVAAMSSITFPAVSALVSRTADADQQGVVQGMITGIRGLCNGLGPALYGFIFYIFHVELSELPMPESPSGGSVVTQYHLQQNSIIPGPPFLFGACSVLLALLVALFIPEHTNLNVRSSNWKKHCGSHGHPHSPQAPGEAKEPLLQDTNV